A genomic region of Miscanthus floridulus cultivar M001 chromosome 3, ASM1932011v1, whole genome shotgun sequence contains the following coding sequences:
- the LOC136542964 gene encoding disease resistance protein Pik-2-like, producing MEGAAQTLLSNAGQLLSSAYQQLNGVGGQVVELRDELDAINALLIMQSEAEDGAVDRFLQVCMRQLGEVAYDAEDCIDLYTLRIRSRPTDGVRAWLGRLLRTLPSRRRLACVIRALRARTLAISERQARFGVNRDALRRCPPLLPAPMTVRRLATRVNARPFSPSWGSAALARRRWPWRCAGG from the exons ATGGAGGGCGCGGCGCAAACATTGCTGAGCAACGCCGGGCAGCTGCTGAGTTCAGCGTACCAGCAGCTCAATGGCGTCGGCGGCCAAGTTGTTGAGCTGCGGGACGAGCTAGACGCCATCAATGCTCTCCTCATCATGCAGTCCGAGGCAGAGGATGGGGCCGTGGACCGCTTCCTGCAGGTGTGCATGAGGCAGCTGGGCGAGGTTGCCTACGACGCGGAGGACTGCATCGACCTTTACACCCTGCGCATCAGGTCCCGGCCCACCGACGGCGTGCGCGCCTGGCTGGGACGCCTGCTCCGGACGCTCCCGTCTCGCCGCCGCCTCGCCTGTGTGATCAGAGCCCTTCGCGCCCGCACCCTCGCCATCAGCGAGCGCCAGGCGCGGTTCGGCGTCAACCGTGACGCGCTGCGCCGCTGCCCTCCTCTGCTACCCGCCCCCATGACAGT GCGCCGGTTGGCGACGAGGGTGAACGCAAGGCCGTTTTCTCCATCGTGGGGTTCGGCGGCCTTGGCAAGACGACGCTGGCCATGGAGGTGTGCCGGCGGCTAG